In the genome of Phlebotomus papatasi isolate M1 chromosome 2, Ppap_2.1, whole genome shotgun sequence, one region contains:
- the LOC129804966 gene encoding uncharacterized protein LOC129804966 — MPRKSQRATKGRPPNRYGFDEEDDDLELTLTQAKIERTRKEMEFLSLREKELELRQSMMKSKRMNSPTILGDVQGDIPRTSTPFSSNSRKKVELFNPLVTRGNVVSDDEEAPVNLDVIVDRFAEFQKKLIDDAAPKKEVLTMTNDQFHSAIQEAVKAKEREIATKLTGSKVKQNATNDVDKHSKTSSDVLEVMERFLVRQSFGTDVQKFDGSVKEWPLFRAWYENTTQTCGYTDVERLNLLQRCLTGEAKETVRFLLYSASNVNKALSSLEERYGQPEHLIRTMIAQVKAYPPVRVDKPESLVEFSTMMVNMVAAIEEFNRMCYIDNPQLLDELVLKLPMSMQISWSEFQVTKSYVTVKTLCDWIAVKARAANYRVQVRDSAKIEQKPVKGKTVATVNELTELRAEMAACSFCKGKHAPQNCETFKKLKISDRWKIVREKGVCFRCLKPNHSLSTCSDNGKCPKPGCGQKHHNLLHRDDKQQMFSLAQREDEEKLDASDFPTETDQDSDQEDEISPQRGIVMTGATVAHANTSNKILMKILPVYVTGPKGTLKVYSFLDEGSMLTMMKASLAEKLGLSGPKCPLTWQGAGPTACTDLTSTVVNCRIRGTHPKAKEYLMQKVRTVCELSLPRQTVDMEALSRDWKHMADGHSESMVDAEPDLLIGLDNTPLIVSREIIHGPWNAPYLALTWLGWVVMGKLNNQTSCEVKTYSYSIVERKDELYEMVKNSFSLEGFGTEGQEKVLSREDKRALEIMKRTTRRTSDGRFETGLLWKQGHQPIVPESRDVAVKRLYTMERKLDRDPALAEAYCAKISDHLEKGYLIKLTEEDRMTPTGNTWYLPHFAVFHPAKGKIRVVFDCAAKSGNVSLNDLLMSGPDLLKSLPAVLENFRKGKFAFTGDIKEMFHRVYVRAEDTNYQRILWRGMDRKNEPEEYKMNVMTFGASCSPTLASYVKNLNAQEYAEEFPEAVKGILHNTYCDDYLGCADTIEESRGLIKDIVQVHKAGGFDIVNWTANDSRILNCVSDTMKSLNAKDEPERILGLWWDSSEDVFTFKTTFHRVASDILSGEKIPTMREVLRLVMSIFDPLGFLAMFSVKGKMILQEIWRQKIGWDDIIYGVALEQWQAFIKELKMIDTVKIPRCYSPKLPEATSIQLHVFGDASESAYASVAYLRIESENSVEVAFVCARTKVAPLKATSIPRLELQAAVLSARVSVAVKTSLDLEFDRVVLWTDSLTVMGWIKSDSRRYKQFVGHRISEIDQLTEIHQWRWISTTQNPADLATRRKPCDFSASSKWFTGAPFLKLEEEQWPQDDKKQKVADNGDIEVFQVLVNVERFIGNRLIPEMSRFSRWNRLVRATAQVKNCAQFWLEKWRKAKENLKTSELPGLKVSDLIEAEKVLLQEIQSVYRREIQCLQEGKVIPKESDLYHLTPFVDSDGLLKMRSRLQNSEVRVKCPIILPPKHVGTKLIISDFHVRNHHQGREQVVNNVRERFYIPRVRVAVKRAWHECQICKNKRAQPLIPEMAVLPSARVNDSVYPFVKSGMDYFGPLEVKVGRRVEKRWGVIFTCLATRAVHLEVAHSLTTDSAIMAIRRFMNRRGSITDMFCDNGTNLRGADNEFRRLYAAVDEKKIQETFSEKRVEFHFNPPAAPHMGGVWERLVRSVKVVLKEVMRTRHPTDEELHTFFIEVEYILNNRPLTYVSIDPDDETAITPNHFLIGRSGENRPIGTFDDSDLFLRKAWRRAQYYADHFWRRWMREYLPELTRRTKWYSTTKTIKIGDVVVVCDEQLPRNQWPLGRVEEVFPAPDGKIRSAMVRTRYGLYKRPVAKLAVLDVE, encoded by the coding sequence ATGCCTCGCAAGAGCCAAAGGGCAACAAAAGGTCGACCTCCAAATCGTTATGGCTTTGATGAGGAGGATGACGACCTTGAACTGACTCTCACTCAGGCTAAGATTGAGAGAACTCGTAAGGAAATGGAGTTTTTGTCATTGCGGGAAAAGGAACTTGAGTTGCGCCAAAGTATGATGAAATCTAAGCGGATGAATTCACCAACAATTCTGGGGGATGTCCAGGGGGATATTCCAAGGACCTCAACACCTTTTTCATCGAATTCACGCAAGAAAGTTGAACTTTTCAACCCTCTGGTTACGAGGGGAAATGTCGTGTCTGATGATGAAGAGGCACCAGTGAATCTGGACGTGATCGTTGACAGGTTTGCAGAGTTCCAGAAGAAACTGATTGACGACGCAGCCCCGAAGAAGGAAGTTCTCACAATGACAAATGATCAGTTCCATTCGGCAATTCAGGAAGCTGTGAAGGCTAAAGAGAGAGAAATTGCCACCAAACTTACTGGCTCCAAAGTGAAGCAAAATGCCACTAATGATGTGGACAAACACTCAAAAACGTCATCGGATGTTTTGGAGGTTATGGAGCGTTTTCTTGTACGCCAATCTTTTGGAACAGATGTACAAAAGTTTGATGGGAGTGTGAAGGAATGGCCGTTGTTCCGTGCTTGGTACGAGAACACTACCCAGACGTGTGGATATACGGATGTTGAGAGACTCAACCTGCTTCAGAGGTGTCTCACTGGAGAAGCCAAAGAAACAGTCAGATTTCTTCTCTACTCAGCATCGAATGTGAACAAGGCTTTGTCGTCACTGGAAGAGCGATATGGACAACCTGAACATCTGATTCGCACCATGATTGCACAGGTGAAGGCTTACCCACCTGTAAGAGTAGACAAGCCGGAGAGCTTGGTTGAATTTTCCACTATGATGGTGAACATGGTAGCAGCGATTGAGGAATTCAACCGAATGTGCTACATTGATAATCCCCAGCTGCTGGATGAGCTTGTGCTAAAGCTCCCGATGTCAATGCAGATTTCTTGGTCAGAATTCCAGGTGACCAAGAGCTACGTGACAGTGAAAACCTTGTGTGACTGGATTGCGGTAAAGGCCAGGGCGGCGAATTATCGTGTACAGGTTAGGGACTCAGCGAAAATTGAGCAGAAACCTGTCAAAGGCAAAACCGTGGCAACTGTCAATGAATTGACCGAGCTGAGAGCCGAAATGGCGGCATGCAGCTTTTGCAAGGGAAAACATGCCCCACAAAATTGTgagacttttaagaagctcaaaATAAGCGACAGATGGAAGATTGTGAGAGAAAAGGGAGTTTGTTTCAGATGCTTGAAGCCAAATCATTCTCTCTCAACTTGCAGTGATAACGGAAAATGTCCAAAACCTGGTTGTGGTCAGAAACACCACAATCTTCTTCACAGAGATGACAAGCAGCAAATGTTCTCTCTAGCTCAGAGAGAAGATGAGGAGAAGCTAGATGCTTCAGATTTCCCTACTGAGACTGATCAGGACTCGGATCAGGAAGATGAAATTTCCCCACAGAGGGGAATTGTGATGACTGGAGCCACAGTGGCTCATGCCAATACGAGTAATAAGATTCTCATGAAGATACTTCCGGTGTATGTTACTGGACCGAAAGGTACCTTGAAGGTCTACTCCTTTTTGGATGAGGGCTCCATGCTGACAATGATGAAGGCATCTCTAGCAGAGAAATTGGGGCTTAGTGGACCAAAGTGCCCTCTGACGTGGCAAGGAGCTGGACCGACAGCATGTACTGATCTGACATCGACTGTTGTCAACTGTAGAATCAGAGGTACTCATCCCAAAGCCAAGGAGTATTTAATGCAGAAAGTTAGGACTGTCTGTGAGTTAAGTCTCCCTAGGCAGACAGTGGATATGGAAGCACTGTCACGGGACTGGAAACATATGGCCGATGGTCATTCTGAATCCATGGTGGATGCAGAGCCCGATCTGCTGATAGGGCTGGACAACACTCCCTTGATTGTGTCACGGGAGATTATCCACGGACCGTGGAACGCTCCCTATCTGGCTTTAACTTGGTTAGGCTGGGTAGTAATGGGAAAATTGAATAATCAAACCTCATGTGAGGTAAAGACCTACTCCTACTCTATTGTGGAACGCAAAGATGAGCTGTATGAAATGGTGAAGAATTCCTTTTCCTTGGAGGGCTTTGGTACTGAAGGTCAAGAGAAGGTACTCTCTCGTGAAGATAAGAGAGCTCTTGAAATCATGAAGCGCACCACCCGTAGGACGAGTGATGGGCGTTTCGAGACTGGATTGCTGTGGAAGCAAGGTCATCAACCAATTGTGCCAGAGTCAAGAGATGTAGCTGTCAAGCGCTTGTACACCATGGAGAGGAAACTAGACAGAGATCCGGCATTGGCCGAGGCTTACTGTGCCAAGATAAGTGATCATCTTGAGAAGGGATACTTGATAAAGCTCACAGAAGAAGATAGGATGACTCCTACTGGAAATACTTGGTATCTTCCACACTTTGCGGTTTTTCACCCGGCTAAGGGAAAAATTCGAGTGGTATTTGACTGTGCGGCTAAGTCAGGGAATGTATCACTTAACGATCTGCTGATGAGCGGGCCAGACTTATTGAAATCACTTCCGGCAGTGTTGGAAAACTTCAGAAAGGGTAAATTCGCATTCACTGGAGACATCAAGGAGATGTTTCATAGAGTTTATGTTAGGGCAGAAGATACCAACTATCAAAGAATCCTATGGAGAGGAATGGATAGGAAAAATGAGCCAGAAGAGTACAAGATGAATGTGATGACATTTGGGGCATCTTGTTCTCCCACTCTAGCGTCATATGTGAAGAATCTAAATGCCCAAGAATATGCCGAAGAATTCCCAGAGGCAGTGAAGGGAATACTACACAATACATACTGTGACGATTATCTGGGATGTGCAGATACCATTGAGGAGTCTCGCGGATTGATCAAGGATATTGTTCAGGTTCATAAAGCCGGTGGCTTTGATATAGTGAACTGGACAGCCAATGACAGCAGAATTCTTAATTGTGTGAGTGACACGATGAAAAGTTTGAATGCGAAGGATGAACCTGAAAGAATTCTTGGCTTGTGGTGGGACTCTTCTGAAGATGTCTTCACTTTCAAGACCACATTCCATCGCGTCGCATCTGATATTCTGTCTGGAGAGAAGATACCCACAATGAGAGAAGTATTACGGCTGGTAATGTCAATCTTCGATCCATTGGGATTTTTGGCTATGTTTTCGGTGAAAGGAAAGATGATTCTCCAAGAGATTTGGCGTCAGAAAATTGGATGGGACGACATCATTTATGGTGTGGCTTTGGAGCAGTGGCAAGCATTCATCAAGGAGCTAAAAATGATTGACACAGTGAAGATACCGAGATGTTATTCTCCGAAACTTCCGGAAGCAACTTCAATCCAGCTACACGTCTTTGGAGACGCCAGCGAGAGTGCCTATGCATCAGTTGCATATTTACGGATTGAAAGTGAAAATAGTGTTGAAGTGGCTTTTGTGTGTGCTAGAACTAAAGTTGCTCCATTGAAAGCTACCAGTATCCCAAGACTTGAGTTACAAGCTGCAGTGCTTAGTGCGCGAGTTAGCGTTGCGGTAAAAACATCTTTGGATCTTGAATTTGATCGAGTGGTTTTGTGGACGGATTCCCTAACGGTGATGGGGTGGATCAAAAGTGATTCTCGTAGATACAAGCAGTTTGTTGGACACAGAATAAGTGAAATTGACCAACTGACAGAGATTCATCAATGGAGATGGATTTCGACTACACAGAATCCAGCTGATTTGGCCACGCGTAGAAAGCCGTGTGATTTCAGTGCGTCCTCTAAATGGTTCACTGGGGCGCCCTTCCTGAAATTGGAGGAGGAACAATGGCctcaagatgataaaaaacaaaaagttgcAGACAATGGAGACATTGAGGTGTTTCAAGTGTTAGTGAATGTTGAAAGGTTTATTGGAAATCGTCTGATTCCAGAGATGAGTCGTTTTTCCCGCTGGAATCGACTTGTCAGAGCGACTGCTCAAGTGAAAAATTGTGCGCAGTTTTGGTTGGAAAAGTGGCGTAAAGcgaaagaaaatctaaaaacaaGTGAATTACCCGGACTCAAAGTGAGTGATTTGATAGAAGCAGAAAAAGTGTTGCTTCAGGAAATACAGTCAGTGTACAGAAGAGAAATACAGTGTCTCCAAGAGGGAAAAGTAATTCCCAAAGAAAGTGATTTGTATCATTTGACGCCATTTGTGGATTCTGATGGATTATTGAAAATGAGATCACGTTTGCAAAATAGTGAAGTGCGAGTAAAGTGCCCCATTATTCTTCCGCCGAAGCACGTGGGGACAAAGTTGATTATTAGTGATTTTCATGTTCGGAATCATCACCAAGGACGAGAACAAGTTGTAAACAACGTTCGTGAAAGATTTTATATTCCAAGAGTGAGAGTGGCAGTCAAGAGGGCTTGGCATGAGTgtcaaatttgcaaaaacaaacgCGCCCAACCTTTGATTCCTGAAATGGCCGTGCTTCCATCCGCAAGAGTTAATGATTCAGTGTATCCCTTTGTAAAGAGTGGAATGGATTATTTTGGACCATTAGAAGTGAAGGTGGGTCGTCGTGTGGAGAAAAGATGGGGAGTAATCTTCACTTGCCTAGCGACTCGTGCTGTGCACTTGGAAGTCGCACACTCCCTGACGACAGACAGTGCCATCATGGCAATTAGACGTTTCATGAATCGACGCGGATCTATAACTGATATGTTCTGTGATAATGGAACAAATCTTCGAGGAGCTGATAACGAATTTCGACGACTTTATGCAGCCGTAGATGAAAAGAAGATTCAGGAAACCTTCTCCGAAAAGCGTGTGGAATTTCACTTTAATCCACCAGCCGCACCACATATGGGCGGTGTTTGGGAAAGACTTGTCCGTTCCGTCAAAGTTGTATTGAAAGAGGTCATGAGGACACGGCATCCCACTGATGAGGAGTTGCACACATTCTTTATTGAAGTGGAGTATATTCTAAATAACCGGCCTTTAACTTATGTGTCGATTGATCCTGATGACGAGACTGCCATCACTCCCAATCATTTCTTGATTGGAAGATCTGGAGAGAACCGACCGATTGGGACCTTTGATGACAGCGATTTGTTCCTCCGCAAAGCATGGAGACGAGCTCAGTATTACGCAGACCATTTTTGGCGTAGATGGATGCGTGAGTACCTTCCCGAGTTGACAAGACGAACTAAGTGGTATTCTACCACTAAAACTATCAAGATTGGAGATGTCGTTGTTGTGTGTGATGAACAGTTACCTCGCAACCAGTGGCCCTTGGGTCGAGTGGAAGAAGTATTTCCTGCCCCTGATGGGAAAATTCGTTCAGCGATGGTAAGAACTCGTTACGGCCTATACAAGAGACCAGTTGCAAAGCTTGCTGTGCTGGACGTGGAGTAG